A genomic stretch from Nerophis ophidion isolate RoL-2023_Sa linkage group LG14, RoL_Noph_v1.0, whole genome shotgun sequence includes:
- the arl14 gene encoding ADP-ribosylation factor-like protein 14, which produces MGQRGSKHAEIRVLLLGLDNAGKSTVLYKLKHRSAFSTVPTVGFNVEMLDVKRQRKNIALTVWDVGGQAEMRRHWGGYHQDTAAVVFVVDSADRQRLDEARKELEKTLRSEHLRERPLLLLANKQDVAGAMTVTELKDAFNLKRICGEREWFVQACSAATGSGLVEALRRVSHMVKLPSDPAAAVKENIKGTVNYIRDKSVR; this is translated from the coding sequence ATGGGCCAGCGGGGGAGCAAACACGCCGAGATCCGGGTCCTTCTCCTCGGTCTGGACAACGCGGGCAAGTCGACCGTCCTGTACAAACTGAAACACAGGTCGGCCTTCAGCACCGTGCCCACCGTGGGCTTCAACGTGGAAATGCTGGACGTAAAGCGGCAGCGCAAGAACATTGCCCTGACCGTGTGGGACGTGGGCGGCCAGGCGGAGATGCGCCGCCACTGGGGGGGCTACCACCAGGACACCGCGGCCGTGGTCTTCGTGGTGGACAGCGCGGACCGACAGCGCCTGGACGAGGCGCGCAAGGAGCTGGAGAAGACGCTGAGGAGCGAACATCTGCGGGAGCGTCCGCTCCTCCTCCTCGCCAACAAGCAAGACGTCGCCGGCGCCATGACGGTCACCGAGCTTAAAGACGCCTTCAACCTGAAGAGGATCTGCGGGGAGCGGGAATGGTTCGTTCAGGCCTGCTCGGCCGCAACGGGAAGTGGACTGGTCGAGGCCCTCAGGCGGGTCAGTCACATGGTCAAACTACCGTCAGACCCTGCAGCCGCCGTCAAAGAAAACATCAAAGGCACCGTCAATTATATTCGAGACAAGTCTGTACGTTGA